In Lolium perenne isolate Kyuss_39 chromosome 5, Kyuss_2.0, whole genome shotgun sequence, the sequence CATATTTAATAATTACCTACCAACACGTGATTATTTACATGCCTACTAATAACATGTCGTTTACGTCATAGGAATCATTGACCCTACGTGGTCCAACATTGGAGCTGGTTTAGGCCACAATATGCCTCCACTTCGTGGTCGTGACCACATGCAATCGCAATACCCAACTCAGGTTAATGCATGTTAATTACATACATGATTATTGCGTGCATGTTTCTGACGGAGCCATTCAAAACGAACTAAACATTAATCCCGACATGGCACTATAAAACGCATCAACCACAATACTACTGCACCACTTCCCAACAACCTCGCGATCATGTTACCGGGATAGTTGAAGAATTCTTCGGAGGTCCTATTTTCAGCTCAGATGCCAGTTTGATTCCCCCAAATCAGGAATCTCCATACGTATTTCATACTCCATCACCAGCAGATGATCCAAGTACAGAGGATGAGGAAAATCGCACGGCCGAGGTTTGCGCCCACCTCATCCCCCTCGTCCCCGCTTGTCGCCTTCTTCCGGTCGAAAGCCACGGCAGacaacgtcgtcgtcgtcgagagGAATGATACACATTTATGTATGCGCGCGATGTACATTTAATCTATGTATGAGACATTTTTCTATGTATCTCGGAGAAATATTAATATTAGTTCCAATAAGTTTTATTAAGATACAACATAATAATCGCAACGAATTTTAAGATACAACGCGAAAGTAAAACAGAAATTAACATACATAGCTAGTACAACAGATCACTCTATTTGCCCCGTGTCCACCGTGGCCATTTTCCGgacttgtcgccgcgttcttcgcGCTTGCGCCTCGGCGGCTCTTTCCCTTAATCTCTTCCTCTCCGCTTCACGGGCCTCTctgcgcacctcttcctctgcatacctacgtgcaacctcatcatccatcctcttctgattcacctcACGATTTCGAGCTTGCTCCGCCCTTAATTTTTGTATCTGTCTCTCTTTCGCTTTATCATTAGCAATAGCCTTTTCGAAACGCTCTTCCTCATGGAACATTGCCCATGCACGCCGCTGTTTTTCCTCCACCTCACGGCGTGcccaatccggctgctcctggtctATCCAATGAaaccacatgcaaaggggcggggGAGACTACAACACAAATAATACGGTTAATAAACAAAAATTAATGACATACAATTAATTTTTTAATCATGCTGTTAGAACATACCGCAGGCCTTGAGGACGATGAACTTGATTGTCTGGGTGGATCATGATCATAGCTCgcgcacatgaaatatttcatgccGAACTTATCTGAAAAATCAACCACCTCCTTCACCTTCGCAAGGCGGCCGCACCAACACCTCTCTGCTCTCACCCCCGGTGGCAAGCTTGCATTCTTCCCCTTCATCGGCCTAAAATCCTGGTccgagcaaggcacactcatacTCATTCCAATATTTTGCGCACGAAACTGAGACGCGGAGAAGGCAAACTTGATCTCTGCTGTTTCGATTTTTATGCGGGGAAGCCGACTTATATAGCCTTCAATTAGTGTGAGCGGTACCAAAAAATTAGTGCAGAATGTCTAATTGCTGTATCAGACACAGAATTCCTACGCAAATAGGCTGCTTTCGGTGGTTAATTTGCTGTATCGAGCGAGAATCTCCGACAGCTTTACGTCTCGTCGCTGCGAAATCAGACAAATGGAAATCAGTGCCGGTCAGCGTCAGCCTGCACCGCGGTCGGGGCGATTTTCCCGCTCGAGGCCACCGGGGTTGGAGGCATCCTCCACGTCGACGTGCCGCCACGCCGTGGGGCGGCATGGCCCACCACGCAAACGGCGGGCTGACGGCGAGCACGGCCGGCTGACGTGCCGCCACAGCCTCTGGCGGCGGGGCCCTGCCGCCACAGCCCCTGGCGGCAACCGCCACGTGTCGGCTAGGGGCCCTGCCGCCACCcagcaggtggtcctttttgccaATTTTTCtcagaggtggtcctttttgtcaatgaATTGGGGCAGGTGGTCTCTTTTGACAAAATTTCCCCAAACCCATGACTGGCAGTCAAGCACAAAGCAAGTTGTGAAGTTTCAAGAATTGCAGAACCACCGGTCAAAGCAGCCAAGCACAAACTGCAACGGCGAGGCCGAATAGAGGTCACCTCAATCCTCACGTTTCTATCTCCAAGTCCCATGAGGCCATGACGGCATCACGACCAAAATCCTGTAAGTACAACGCTGCAACGCCATCCCGTATTCCATCCTGTCTGAACTTGTCAAGTAGCGACGCTGGAAGGAAGCAGATACAGTATATTTATCCAGGTTCATCTACCAAATCCCCAATTCCAGGTTGAATTCCTCCCGAGCTCCCTCCTCAACCCAGCCCACAATTACACGAGCCACGACGCACGATGGTCTCGAAGATCAAGCGCCAGCTCGCCAGCCTCCCGACGCTCGCCAAGGCGGCCCTGCTTCTGCTCACCCTGCTTCTCCTCCTCGCCGCTATCCTGCTGCCCATCTTCCTCATCCCGCGCCACCGCAGGGAGCAGCCGCTGCCGCCGGCGACGCCCCCGCGGGACAACTGCTCCACGGCCGCCAACGCCGGCCCGGTggccttcgacttctccccgttccTCGTCAAGTACAGGAGCGGCTGCGTGCACCGCATGGACGGCACCGACCGGGTCCCCGCCGGCCTCGACGCGGCCACGGGGGTCACCTCCAAGGACGTCCTCATCGACCACGCCACCGGCCTCTCCGCCCGGATGTACCTGCCCCCGCCGGCGACAGCGGGGGAAAATAAGAAGGAGGACGATGACGTCTTCCCGGTGCTCGTGTTCTACCACGGCGGCGCGTTCGTCATCATGTCGCCGTTCGAGCCCAAGTACCACGCCTACCTCAACGCGCTGGTGGCCAGGGCGCGGGTCGTGGCGGTGTCCGTGGACTACCGCCTCGCGCCCGAGCACCCCTTGCCGGCCGCCTACGACGACTCGTGGGCGGCGCTCCACTGGGTGGCCAAGAACGCGCGCGCCGGGCCGGAGCCCTGGCTGCGGGACCGCGGGAACCTCTCGCGGCTGTACCTGGCCGGCGACAGCGCGGGCGCCAACATCGTGCACAACA encodes:
- the LOC127301882 gene encoding probable carboxylesterase 2, translating into MVSKIKRQLASLPTLAKAALLLLTLLLLLAAILLPIFLIPRHRREQPLPPATPPRDNCSTAANAGPVAFDFSPFLVKYRSGCVHRMDGTDRVPAGLDAATGVTSKDVLIDHATGLSARMYLPPPATAGENKKEDDDVFPVLVFYHGGAFVIMSPFEPKYHAYLNALVARARVVAVSVDYRLAPEHPLPAAYDDSWAALHWVAKNARAGPEPWLRDRGNLSRLYLAGDSAGANIVHNMAMRAGNESGGAAIRGILLLDPYFWGKRPVGAETTDPATRRQYEVTWSFVCAGRYGIDDPRIDPLATPPAELRRLACSRVAVTVSGLDDFEARGKAYAAALNASGWDGEIVQYETAGERHVYFLDAPASPKSAKELAFAAGYLSRE